One window from the genome of Osmerus eperlanus chromosome 3, fOsmEpe2.1, whole genome shotgun sequence encodes:
- the LOC134017572 gene encoding CASP8 and FADD-like apoptosis regulator, with protein MYDIISMGEGQLLQTINRIAEELSSSECRRLEYLCGSPGSVSSGPDVREMLRARLSQGDVNHLYLVELMFRLGRFDLLRKVFLVNKQDVERILGHHKGVSEYRYLMDDLSEDMGSEDLQAVLFLLSHTLPRDRRDKIKNFLDVVVELEKLDKVSSDSVDMIEQCLRNVGRVDLAKKVNQYQSSVGTSHPPSVCLHQRVEPRTDRTAAIAAFSLKQRHSLHQSVPHKVYVAEPETRRSYCQSPVEDYRLRTDGPGVCVIIDCVGSDGGMLEETFIQLHFKVILHKWLSVEEMLSVLRGVSKQREIQEADALVVCIISRGTATDLLATDSHSVGVRLDSVRNLFTSDTCPRLTGKPKLFFIQSYRVPETQRLSRAVHRDEDLETDGLSSLTLGVETVPAGADVFWGNCWTEERQLEETAHHSVYLQALSQSLVTAQRRRTHLVDVHTEINGMIFDHNRKSPGAMYHINLRHTLRKNLYLQ; from the exons ATGTACGATATAATCTCTATGGGGGAAGGACAGCTACTTCAGACCATCAACCGCATAGCGGAGGAGCTCAGTTCCAGCGAATGCAGGAGGCTGGAGTACCTGTGTGGAAGCCCGGGTTCCGTCAGCAGCGGGCCGGATGTGAGAGAAATGTTGAGGGCCCGATTGAGCCAGGGTGATGTGAATCATCTGTATCTGGTGGAGCTCATGTTCAGACTGGGGCGTTTTGACCTGCTAAGGAAGGTGTTCCTGGTCAATAAGCAGGACGTGGAGAGAATTCTAGGCCACCACAAAGGTGTGTCAGAGTACAG ATATTTGATGGATGATTTGAGTGAGGACATGGGGTCAGAAGACTTGCAGGCTGTACTATTCCTGCTCAGTCACACACTACCTAGAGACAGGAGGGATAAAATTAAG AACTTCCTTGATGTTGTTGTGGAATTAGAAAAGTTGGACAAAGTGTCATCAGACAGTGTGGACATGATTGAGCAATGTCTAAGAAATGTTGGCAGAGTTGATCTGGCCAAGAAAGTCAATCAGTACCAAAGTTCAG TCGGAACATCACATCCGCCATCAGTTTGCCTACATCAAAGGGTTGAACCGAGGACAGATAGGACTGCT GCCATTGCTGCATTCTCATTAAAACAGAGACATTCCTTACATCAAAGTG TTCCACATAAGGTTTACGTGGCAGAGCCTGAAACCAGAAGGTCATACTGTCAG AGCCCAGTGGAGGATTACAGACTACGAACAGATGGCCCAGGTGTATGTGTCATCATAGACTGTGTTGGCAGTGATGGAG gCATGTTGGAAGAAACATTTATCCAGCTCCATTTCAAGGTGATCCTGCATAAGTGGCTGAGCGTTGAGGAAATGCTGTCAGTGCTTAGGGGTGTGTCCAAACAGAGGGAGATCCAGGAAGCAGACGCGCTGGTTGTCTGCATCATCAGCCGGGGTACGGCCACCGACCTCCTGGCGACCGACTCCCACAGCGTTGGTGTCCGCTTGGACTCAGTTCGGAACCTCTTCACCTCAGACACCTGCCCCAGACTGACCGGGAAGCCCAAACTCTTCTTCATCCAGAGCTACCGGGTCCCCGAGACCCAGCGTCTCTCCAGGGCCGTTCACAGAGACGAGGACCTGGAGACAGACGGGCTGTCATCCCTCACGCTCGGTGTCGAGACTGTGCCCGCGGGGGCTGATGTCTTCTGGGGCAACTGCTGGACAGAAGAGAGGCAGCTGGAGGAGACGGCCCACCACTCGGTGTACCTGCAGGCCCTGAGCCAGAGCCTGGTGACAGCACAGAGGAG GAGGACACACCTGGTGGATGTTCACACGGAGATCAACGGAATGATATTCGACCACAACAGAAAAAGTCCTGGTGCAATGTACCACATCAACTTGAGACACACTCTGAGAAAAAACTTGTATTTACAATAG